The Deltaproteobacteria bacterium sequence ACGTGGACCTTCCGGTTGGGGCGATGACGTGCGTCACCGGCGTGTCCGGTTCGGGCAAGAGCAGTCTCGTGGTGGACACGCTCTACGAGGCACGGCGGCCTTCCGGAGCGCCCCCCGCCGCCGTCTCCGGCCTCGACGCCTTCGACCGCATCCTCTACGTCGATCAGGCCTCCATCGGGCGCAGCAGCCGCTCCACCCCCGCCACCTACGGCGGACTCTTCGACCCGCTGCGCAACCTGTTCGCGCGCCTGCCCGAGGCCCGGCTGCGTGGCTACGGCGCCGGGCGCTTCTCCTACAACGCCGCGGGCGGACGCTGCGAAGCCTGCCAGGGCGCCGGCACGGTGGACATCGAGATGCAGTTCCTTCCCGACGTATCGGTGACCTGCGACGTCTGCGGCGGACGCCGGTACAATCGGGAAACACTGGAGATCCGTTACAAGGGAGCCAGCATCGCGGACGTGCTCGACCTCACCGTCACCGAAGCCCTGGAGCTTCTGGGCAACGTGCCGCTGATTCGGGCGCGTCTGGAGACCCTGTGGCAGGTGGGGCTGGGCTACCTTCGGCTGGGGCAGCCGGCCACGACGCTTTCGGGGGGCGAAGCGCAACGGGTGAAGCTCGCCCGAGAGCTGAGCAAGCGCCCCGGAGGCCACGCCCTTTACCTTTTCGACGAGCCTACCACCGGCCTCCACTTCGAGGAGGTGACCCGGTTGGTGGAGATCCTCGACCGGCTGGTGGAAGCCGGCCATACGGTCATCGCCATCGAGCACAACCCGTATTTCCTGCGCTGCGCCGACTACGTCGTGGACCTGGGACCCGAGGGGGGCGAGAACGGCGGCCACGTGGTGGCGGCGGGAACGCCCGAGGAGGTCATGCGGGTGGCCGAGTCCGCGACCGGACAATGCCTGCGGGAGTTCCAGGATGCCGACCGCTCGGCCCGCGCCTAGCGCGACCAGCCGTGCCACATCGAGGAGCCAGCCCGCCTCTTTCTTGACAATCACCGAGCCAGCAGCCTAAATGGATAGGTTGTGGAGGTGTTTTCGTGAAGCTGCCTGTTTACTTCGACAATCATGCAACGACGCCCGTGGATCCGCGGGTGGTGGAGACGATGCTGCCGTTTTTCACGGAGTGCTTCGGCAACTCGGCCAGCAAGCACGCGTTCGGCTGGGAAGCGGACGCGGCGGTGTACGAGGCGCGCAAGAACGTGGCCGCGCTGATCGGCGCCGCGCCCAAGGAGATCGTCTTCACCAGCGGCGCCACCGAGTCGGACAACCTCGCCATCCAGGGGGTGGCGGAGATGCACCGCGACCGGGGCGACCACGTCATTACCTGCGCGGCCGAACACAAGGCGGTGCTGGATTCGTGCAAGTTCCTGGAACGCCGCGGCTTCCGCGTCACCTACCTGCCGGTGGACGCGCGCGGCACGGTGAACCTCGACAAGCTGCGCGCGGCCATCGAGGACAAGACCCTGCTCATATCCATCATGGCGGCCAACAACGAGGTGGGGACCATCCAGCCGCTGGAAGAAATCGGCCGGATCGCCGCGGAGCACGGCATCCTGTTCCACTCCGACGCCACCCAGGCGGTGGGCAAGATGCCCATCGACGTGGGAGCGTCGGGGATACATCTGCTTTCCATGACCGCCCACAAGCTGCACGGCCCCAAGGGGATCGGCGCGCTCTACGTCAGCGCACGGAAGCCGATGGTGCGCCTCAGCCCCACCATCCACGGCGGCGGGCACGAAGGGGGCATGCGTTCGGGCACGCTCAACGTGCCCGGCATCGTCGGGTTCGGCAAGGCGTGCGCGATCGCGCGCGAGGAGATGGCCCAGGAGCTGCCGCACATCACCGATCTGCGGGACCGGCTTCAGGCGGGGCTGTTCTCGCGCCTGGACGAGCTGCAACTCAATGGGCATCCCACGGAACGCCTGTGCGGCAACCTCAACGTGGCCTTCGGATACGTGGAAGGCGAGTCCCTGATCATGGGCCTCAACGACGTGGCGGTCTCCTCCGGGTCCACCTGCACCTCGGCCGCGTTGGAACCCTCCCACGTGCTCAAGGCCATGGGAGTGCGCGAGGACCTCGCCCACGGCTCCATCCGTTTCGGCCTGGGGCGGTTCAACACCGAGGCAGAGGTGGACTACGTGCTGGATCGGGTGGAGGAAGAAGTCAACCGCTTGCGCGGGCTCTCGCCGGCCTACGCCAAGCGGACCGCGGCGGCCAGGCCGGCGCGGGCGGCCGCCGGGAAATAACGCGCCAGGCCGTGCCCGCCCAAGGGGCGGCATACCCACGGCGCACGGGAACACGCAATGGCCACAGAAGTCCAGATCACGGGGAGCGCGGCCAGCCGCATCAAGGAGCTGCTCGAACAGGACGAGCGCGACTGCACCGGCCTGCGCCTGAAAGTCGTGGGCGGGGGCTGCTCCGGGCTGCAATACAAGATGGATCTCGACGATCCCAAGCCCATGGACCGCATCTTCGAGCACGAGGGCGCCAAGGTGATCGTGGACCTCAAGAGCCTGCTCTACCTGGGAGGCACCGAGCTGGACTACAAGGAAACCCTGATGGAGGCGGCCTTCGTGTTCCAGAACCCCAACGTGAAACGCAGTTGCGGGTGCGGCGCCTCGTTCGTGGTGTGAGCGCGATGGCCGACGTCATCTACTTCGACAACAACGCGACCACGTGCGTGGCCCCGCCGGTGTACGAGGCCATGGCGCCGTACCTCACGGAGCTCTACGGCAACCCGTCCAGCATTCACAGCTTCGGCACCCGGGTGGGCCGCGCCCTCGACCGCGCGCGGAAACAGGTGGCGGGGCTGCTGGGGGCCGGCGACGAAGTGGAGGTGATGTTCACCAGTTGCGGCTCGGAGGGGGACAGCACCGCCATCCGCGGCATTCTGGAGGGCGCGCCGGACAAGCGCCACTTCGTCACCACCGCGGTGGAGCACCCCGCGATCCACGGCCTGGGCCAACACCTGGAGAAAAAGGGCTACCGGGTCACCTGGCTCGGGGTGGACGAAGAGGGCCGGCTGGACCTGGACGAGTTGCGCGACTCCCTCGCGGACGACACGGCCCTGGTCTCCATCATGTACGCCAACAACGAGACCGGGGTGGTCTTTCCGGTGCAGGAAGCCGGCGAGATCGTCAAGGCCAGGGGCATTCCCTTCCACGTGGACGCGGTGCAGGTGCCGGGCAAGATCGCCCTCGACGTGAAGAACAGCCCCATCGACCTGCTGACCATCTCGGCCCACAAGTTCCACGGCCCCAAGGGCGTGGGCGCCCTGTACGTGCGCCGGGGCATCGCGCTGCGGCCGTTCATCATCGGCGGCCACCAGGAGCGCAACCGGCGCGCCGGCACCGAGAACGTGGCCGGCATCGTGGCCATGGGCGAGGCCGCGAAGCTCACGGCCCGGGACATTCCCGCCGAACGCGAGCAGTTGACCGCCCTGCGCGACCAATTGGAGCGCGCGCTCCTGGTCGCTTGTCCGGGCGCGCGGATCAACGGCGGCCGGGCGGAGCGCCTGCCCAACACGCTCAACATCGCCTTCGA is a genomic window containing:
- a CDS encoding IscS subfamily cysteine desulfurase, producing the protein MKLPVYFDNHATTPVDPRVVETMLPFFTECFGNSASKHAFGWEADAAVYEARKNVAALIGAAPKEIVFTSGATESDNLAIQGVAEMHRDRGDHVITCAAEHKAVLDSCKFLERRGFRVTYLPVDARGTVNLDKLRAAIEDKTLLISIMAANNEVGTIQPLEEIGRIAAEHGILFHSDATQAVGKMPIDVGASGIHLLSMTAHKLHGPKGIGALYVSARKPMVRLSPTIHGGGHEGGMRSGTLNVPGIVGFGKACAIAREEMAQELPHITDLRDRLQAGLFSRLDELQLNGHPTERLCGNLNVAFGYVEGESLIMGLNDVAVSSGSTCTSAALEPSHVLKAMGVREDLAHGSIRFGLGRFNTEAEVDYVLDRVEEEVNRLRGLSPAYAKRTAAARPARAAAGK
- a CDS encoding iron-sulfur cluster assembly accessory protein, translated to MATEVQITGSAASRIKELLEQDERDCTGLRLKVVGGGCSGLQYKMDLDDPKPMDRIFEHEGAKVIVDLKSLLYLGGTELDYKETLMEAAFVFQNPNVKRSCGCGASFVV
- the nifS gene encoding cysteine desulfurase NifS, translating into MADVIYFDNNATTCVAPPVYEAMAPYLTELYGNPSSIHSFGTRVGRALDRARKQVAGLLGAGDEVEVMFTSCGSEGDSTAIRGILEGAPDKRHFVTTAVEHPAIHGLGQHLEKKGYRVTWLGVDEEGRLDLDELRDSLADDTALVSIMYANNETGVVFPVQEAGEIVKARGIPFHVDAVQVPGKIALDVKNSPIDLLTISAHKFHGPKGVGALYVRRGIALRPFIIGGHQERNRRAGTENVAGIVAMGEAAKLTARDIPAEREQLTALRDQLERALLVACPGARINGGRAERLPNTLNIAFEYLEGESILVLLDEFGICASTGSACTAGSVEPSHVLRAMKVPPRWLQGAVRFSLSRYNTPEEVAFAADKIPGIIGRLRGLSALGRVGAKEDQPGHAS